In Streptomyces capitiformicae, one genomic interval encodes:
- a CDS encoding VOC family protein, whose protein sequence is MTEARGSTGRNGAYPPGTPCWVSLMVHGMAATQEFYGALFGWEFQPGPQPLGPYVRALLDGREVAGIGQLSPDRHLPIAWTPYFASDDVDLTAETVRHCGGTVGVGPLDAGEAGRLAIASDPAGAVFGIWQAAAHLGTGITGVPGTPAWDELLTYDTENIAKFYETAFGYDEEPVPSADSDHVTLHINGRPVAGIHGLGPALPRDRGAHWLTYFEAADTDEAVNRVIELGGHVVKPPHDTPQGRMATVADPEGAVFALVHLEQAER, encoded by the coding sequence ATGACCGAGGCACGGGGGTCGACCGGCCGGAACGGTGCGTATCCGCCGGGCACACCTTGCTGGGTGAGTCTGATGGTGCACGGGATGGCAGCGACCCAGGAGTTCTACGGAGCGTTGTTCGGCTGGGAGTTCCAGCCCGGCCCGCAGCCGCTCGGGCCGTACGTACGGGCGCTGCTCGACGGCCGCGAGGTGGCGGGCATCGGCCAACTCTCGCCCGACCGGCATCTCCCCATCGCCTGGACACCGTACTTCGCCTCGGACGACGTGGATCTGACGGCGGAGACCGTACGGCACTGCGGCGGCACCGTCGGGGTCGGACCGCTGGACGCCGGCGAGGCGGGCCGCCTCGCGATCGCCTCCGACCCCGCGGGCGCCGTCTTCGGCATCTGGCAGGCGGCGGCGCACCTCGGCACCGGCATCACCGGGGTGCCCGGCACCCCGGCCTGGGACGAACTCCTCACCTACGACACCGAGAACATCGCCAAGTTCTACGAGACCGCCTTCGGCTACGACGAGGAGCCGGTCCCCTCCGCCGACTCCGACCACGTCACCCTGCACATCAACGGCCGCCCCGTCGCCGGCATCCACGGCCTCGGCCCCGCCCTCCCCCGCGACCGGGGAGCCCACTGGCTGACGTACTTCGAGGCCGCCGACACCGACGAAGCGGTCAACCGTGTCATCGAACTGGGCGGCCACGTCGTCAAACCACCCCACGACACCCCCCAGGGCCGCATGGCGACGGTGGCGGACCCGGAGGGGGCGGTGTTCGCCCTGGTACACCTGGAACAGGCCGAGCGCTGA
- a CDS encoding VOC family protein, with translation MVSTLQNVAIDCADAYELARFWSRVTGRPLHPEDRPGDRETQVLLAEGPILHFNQVPEPKTVKNRLHLCLRPETPREQEVERLLGLGATFVADHRDPDGSGWAILADPEGNEFCVLRSEAERAATAH, from the coding sequence ATGGTTTCGACTTTGCAGAACGTGGCGATCGACTGTGCGGATGCCTACGAGCTGGCCCGGTTCTGGAGCCGGGTGACCGGCCGCCCGTTGCATCCGGAGGACAGACCAGGGGATCGGGAGACCCAGGTGCTGCTGGCCGAGGGACCGATCCTGCACTTCAACCAGGTGCCCGAGCCCAAGACGGTCAAGAACCGCCTCCACCTGTGCCTGCGCCCCGAGACCCCGCGTGAGCAGGAGGTGGAACGGCTGCTGGGCCTTGGCGCCACCTTCGTCGCCGATCACCGCGATCCCGACGGCTCGGGCTGGGCAATCCTCGCCGACCCCGAGGGCAACGAATTCTGCGTCCTGCGCAGCGAGGCCGAGCGAGCCGCGACGGCCCACTGA
- a CDS encoding sulfurtransferase has product MNAIISASDLASELAGSNPPVLLDVRWQLGGPNLRPEYEKAHIPGAVFVDLDSELAGPAGSAGRHPLPDLETFATAMRAAGVSADRAVVVYDGGLNWAAARAWWLLRWAGHPSVRVLDGGLAAWDGPLTAEIPEPAPGTFTPVPDALPLLDADGAAALARTGLLLDARAAERYRGDVEPIDPVGGHIPGAVSAPTTENVAESGLFRPAPELADRFKALGATADSEVGVYCGSGVSGAHQVLALAVAGIPAALYVGSWSEWSRDGSRPVITGPDPQ; this is encoded by the coding sequence ATGAACGCCATCATCTCCGCGTCCGATCTGGCGAGCGAGCTGGCCGGATCGAACCCCCCGGTCCTCCTGGACGTCCGCTGGCAGTTGGGCGGCCCGAACCTGCGCCCCGAGTACGAGAAGGCGCACATCCCGGGAGCCGTCTTCGTCGATCTGGATTCCGAACTCGCCGGTCCGGCAGGCTCCGCCGGCCGCCACCCGCTGCCCGACCTGGAGACCTTCGCTACGGCGATGAGGGCGGCCGGCGTGTCCGCCGACCGGGCTGTCGTCGTCTACGACGGCGGGCTCAACTGGGCCGCCGCTCGCGCCTGGTGGCTGCTCCGCTGGGCCGGCCATCCCTCGGTGCGTGTGCTCGACGGCGGTCTGGCGGCCTGGGACGGCCCGCTGACGGCCGAGATCCCGGAGCCCGCCCCCGGCACCTTCACCCCCGTACCGGACGCCCTGCCGCTGCTCGACGCGGACGGCGCCGCCGCGCTGGCCCGCACCGGGCTGCTCCTCGACGCGCGGGCCGCCGAGCGCTACCGCGGCGACGTGGAACCGATCGACCCGGTCGGTGGCCATATCCCGGGCGCGGTGTCGGCTCCGACCACGGAAAACGTGGCCGAATCCGGTCTGTTCCGTCCTGCCCCCGAACTCGCCGACCGTTTCAAGGCGCTCGGCGCGACCGCCGACTCCGAGGTAGGCGTCTACTGCGGCTCGGGCGTCTCGGGCGCCCACCAGGTGCTCGCGCTGGCCGTCGCGGGCATCCCGGCGGCCCTCTACGTCGGCTCGTGGTCGGAGTGGTCCCGGGACGGCAGTCGCCCGGTGATCACCGGGCCCGATCCCCAGTGA
- the sepH gene encoding septation protein SepH yields the protein MPELRVVAVSNDGTRLVLKAADSTEYTLPIDERLRAAVRGDRPRLGQIEIEVESHLRPRDIQARIRAGATAEEVAQLAGIPVDRVRRFEGPVLAERAFMAERARKTPVRRPGENATGPQLGEAVQERLLIRGAEKDTVQWDSWRRDDGTWEVLLVYRVAGEPHSASWTYDPPRRLVQAVDDEARSLIGESDDLGAPEPSFPFVPRIARLPRDRPLDRHAERPVLPAGPDPDEESVSERDSLTSILEAVPSYRGDLVVPELPSAEPQEEPVEEVPEEEPAAPAASAGSAYADVLMPRSVNGHRDRLIGSTDRQAEADGVRPGRRAAVPSWDEIVFGTRRKKQE from the coding sequence ATGCCCGAACTGCGTGTCGTGGCCGTCTCAAATGACGGCACACGGCTGGTGCTGAAGGCTGCCGATTCCACGGAGTACACGCTTCCGATCGACGAACGGCTGCGGGCCGCCGTCCGCGGCGACCGTCCGCGCCTCGGCCAGATCGAGATCGAGGTCGAGAGCCATCTCCGCCCCCGTGACATCCAGGCGCGTATACGCGCGGGTGCCACGGCCGAGGAGGTCGCGCAGCTCGCAGGCATCCCCGTCGACCGGGTCCGCCGCTTCGAGGGCCCCGTGCTCGCCGAGCGTGCCTTCATGGCCGAGCGGGCCCGCAAGACGCCGGTCCGCCGCCCCGGTGAGAACGCGACCGGGCCCCAGCTCGGGGAGGCCGTTCAGGAACGGCTGTTGATCCGGGGCGCCGAGAAGGACACCGTGCAGTGGGACTCGTGGCGCCGCGACGACGGCACCTGGGAGGTCCTGCTGGTCTACCGGGTCGCGGGCGAACCGCACTCGGCGAGCTGGACGTACGACCCGCCCCGGCGGCTCGTCCAGGCCGTCGACGACGAGGCACGCTCACTGATCGGCGAGTCCGACGATCTCGGCGCGCCCGAGCCGAGCTTCCCGTTCGTGCCGAGGATCGCGCGGCTGCCCCGTGACCGCCCCCTGGACCGCCACGCGGAACGTCCCGTCCTGCCCGCCGGACCCGACCCCGACGAGGAGAGTGTGAGCGAGCGCGACTCGCTCACCAGCATCCTGGAGGCCGTGCCCAGCTACCGGGGCGACCTGGTCGTGCCCGAACTGCCTTCCGCGGAGCCACAGGAGGAGCCCGTCGAGGAGGTCCCGGAGGAAGAGCCCGCGGCGCCCGCGGCCTCGGCCGGTTCCGCCTACGCGGACGTCCTCATGCCGCGGTCGGTCAACGGCCACCGCGACCGGCTCATCGGCTCCACCGACCGGCAGGCCGAGGCCGACGGTGTCCGGCCCGGCCGTCGCGCGGCGGTGCCGAGCTGGGACGAGATCGTGTTCGGTACACGACGCAAGAAACAGGAGTAG
- a CDS encoding thymidine kinase, protein MPELVFFSGTMDCGKSTLALQIEHNRSARGLQGMIFTRDDRAGEGKLSSRLGLVTDAVEVEDGQDLYGYLVDHLSQGRRADYVIADEAQFLAPEQIDQLARVVDDLGLDVYAFGITTDFRSKLFPGSQRLVELADRVEVLQVEALCWCGARATHNARTIGGHMVVEGAQVVVGDVNQPDDIGYEVLCRRHHRRRMTAATARAASLSPDVLPVSSA, encoded by the coding sequence ATGCCCGAGCTGGTGTTCTTCTCCGGAACCATGGACTGCGGGAAGTCGACGCTGGCCCTCCAGATAGAGCACAACCGCTCCGCGCGCGGCCTCCAGGGCATGATCTTCACGCGTGACGACCGCGCGGGGGAGGGAAAGCTTTCCTCACGCCTCGGCCTGGTCACCGACGCCGTGGAGGTCGAGGACGGCCAGGACCTCTACGGGTACCTCGTGGACCACCTCTCCCAGGGCCGCCGAGCGGACTACGTGATCGCCGACGAGGCCCAGTTCCTCGCCCCCGAGCAGATCGACCAACTCGCCCGCGTCGTCGACGATCTGGGCCTGGACGTCTATGCCTTTGGCATCACCACCGACTTCCGCTCGAAACTCTTCCCCGGCTCCCAGCGCCTGGTCGAGCTCGCCGATCGCGTGGAAGTCCTCCAGGTGGAAGCCCTCTGCTGGTGCGGCGCCCGCGCCACCCACAACGCCCGCACCATAGGCGGCCACATGGTCGTCGAGGGCGCCCAAGTCGTCGTCGGCGACGTCAACCAACCCGACGACATCGGCTACGAGGTCCTCTGCCGCCGCCACCACCGCCGCCGTATGACAGCGGCGACGGCCCGAGCGGCCTCCCTGTCCCCGGACGTACTGCCGGTGTCGTCGGCCTGA